A window of Methanobrevibacter ruminantium genomic DNA:
GAAGCCCATGCTTCCACACAAATGACATTAAGCGATTATGATTGTATCTTATGGGCTGTTGAAAACAATATCTCAAGGATAGTTTTCCCACGTGAAATAAGCGTTGACAAAATAGCTGAAATATCAAAAAAATTGCAGAAATCCAACATAAATATAGAACTTGAAGTCTTTGGACATGGAGCTTTATGCTACTGCTTCAGTGGAAACTGTTACATTTCATCATACAACAGCGGACGTAGTGGAAACAGAGGGGCATGTGCACAGCCTTGTCGTAAGCAATACAAGTTGAAATATAAGAATTACAATGTTGGAAACGGATATTTATTGTCAACTCACGATCTTGCAGCCTACAAAGGATTGAAAGAAATAGAAGATGCAGGAGTCTTTTCACTTAAGCTTGAAGGAAGAATGAAATCTGCAGATTACGTTGGAACAATCACAAATGCATACAGACATTTGATTGACGGTGATGAAGGAGACTATGACAAGGACTTGAGTCTCGTTTTCAATAGGCAATTCACTGACGGTTATATCCTTAATCAAAAGCCAGGACAGGTTTTAGGAAGAGAAAGTTCAGGTCATGAAGGGGTTTATATTGGAAAAATCACCGCAAAGAAAGGAGATTTAATCACAATAGCTAAGGAAAACGAAGAATTCAAGATAACCCTTGACATTGGAGATGGGATTGGATTCAAATACAAGGATAAGATCAAGGGAATCTACATCGACAACATCAAGGAACAAACTGATGAATACATAAAGCTTGAAACAACAAGAAATGTCCGTGAAGGTGACAAGGTTCTCTTAAGCTATTCCAAATCAACTCATGACAACCTTAAGAAATTCAAAAGCGAAACCATTAAGCAAAACATCCCATTAGACTTGGACATCAAATGGACTGAAGATTTAAGGCTTAACATCGGCGCAAAATTCAAGATTGTTGAAAAGGGAATAAACAATGAGAACAAGGAAGAGGAATTTAGCTTCAGATACATTTCCCAAACCAAATTCGAGCCTGCACAAAAAAGACCTGTGAGCATTGAAGACATTGAAAAGCAAATGCTTAAAACCGGTTCAACATCATTCTTCATTAACAACTTAACTATAACTGGCATGCCTGAAAACAGCTTTGTGCCAATTGGAAAGCTTAATAAGATTAGACGCCAAGTACTGGATAAGGCTACTGAATTATTATTAGACTATTATAAACCTGATAAAAAGGAAATCAGGAAAACAAATAAACTTATTAATCAATTTGTAAAAGAATATAAAAATTATAGTGATATTCCAGTTAGAAATGAAAGATTGAATCTTTCAATATTTGCAGACAATTTGGAACTTTTAAAGATGACTTCCAAATTCCCAATCCACAAGTATTTCTTTGATCCATCCTTTTCATACAAAAGTCAAGAGGAATACTTTGAAAACATAAAGGATCTGCTCAAAGAAGCATATTCCATCGTTTATAAAGGCAAGGAAAATGTGGATGATAAATTGGTATTGGTCTTATCATCATTCATAAGCGATGAGGAAATAGAAAGAATCAGCACAATCATAGCGGAATTGGAAGATGAAGGAATGAGAATTCCAATAATGTATGACACTCCAGGAATAGCTAAAAGCTTTAGAAATAAGGTTTATGGAAATCATAACCTAAACGTTTGGAATAGCTATAATGTCAAAAACCTATCTGATGCTGGATTTAAAAGCATGATCATATCTTCTGAATTGTCACATGCAGAAATCAAGGAACTGGTTTCCAAATACCAATTCATCAAGACAGATGAAGATGTGGACTTAAATATCATCATCCAAGGAAACCTTGAAGTTATGAGCAGTAAGGATGACTTTTCAAATCTTAATGATGGAAAAGACTTCATAATCAAGGATTCTTCTGATTATGCAATACTTGAAGACCAAAAGCGTAAGAAATTCAAATACAAGGTTGTTTTCGATTACAATAGGCACAGCCATTTCATCAACAAGGACTGCTTATGCCTAATAGATGAAGTGGAACTGATCAAGGACACTGGAGTGAACTCCTGCATAATCGATTGCAGATTCTCTTCTCCACAATACAGCTCAACAATTGTTTCACTTTACTCACAAGCATTAAAGGAAGACAACACTTACGATTTAGACTTACTGAAAGAACAAATTAAGAACATTACATTATCAAGATTGAATAAAGGAAACTTCATCAATGGAAGAATACATGAAAAGTCATGTTAACGCAATATGCAATTAAAGATAATCAACCATATTTATTACTCGAGGAAAAACAATGAAATTACCTGAATTATTGGCACCGGTAGGATCTGCAGAGCATTTGAAGCTTGCAATATTGTCTGGTGCAAATTCCATTTACTTATCTGGAGAGAATTTCGGAGCAAGGAAATTTGCAGAAAACTTCACAGTTCCAGAAATAAGGGAAGCAGTAAAATATGCTCATTTGCATAATGTAAAGGTTTATGTTACTGTCAATATCCTAATCAAGGAAGGAGAATTGGAAAAAGTGTCAAATTACCTTTTGGAATTATATAAGATAGGTGTTGATGCAGTTCTTATCCAAGATGTCGGCATTGTAAAAATCATTAATGAAAACATTCCTAAACTAGCGATTCATGCTTCAACCCAAATGAACCTCCACAACATTGAAGGAATCAAATGGGCATCAGAACACAACATAAAAAGAGTTGTTCTTCCAAGAGAAACTGAAATGAATGAATTGAAAGAGATTATCGATTATGCACATTCACTTGGAATTGAAATAGAGATATTTGCACACGGTGCTCTTTGTTACAGCTATTCCGGACATTGCTTACTATCCTCAATGCAAGGTGGAAGAAGCGGAAACAGAGGAACTTGCGCTCAACCATGCAGGGAAAAATATGAATTGAACATCAACAAAGGCAAAAAGATCAATCCTAAAAATGAAGGGGATTACCTTTTATCTCCGAGAGACCTTTCATTGTTTGAGCATCTTGATGAAATAGTCAATCTTGAAGTTGACAGCATAAAGATTGAAGGCAGAATAAGAAGCAATGATTATGTTGCAACTGTTATCAAGAACTATAGAAAAAGACTAAATAAATTGAGATACGACAAAACAAGCCAAGCACTGAACAGAAACATCAAGGAATTGGAAAGAAAAAGCAAAGGGAAAAAGGGAAGAAGCACTGATTTGAAAAAGGCACAGGACAAGGAAAATATAGCCAAACTTAAAGAAGAGCAGAAACTCCAAAACCTTGAATCCCTTGAAGAGCTTGAATTGGTATTCAACAGAGAGTTTACAACCGGCCATCTTATTCCTAAAAACAATCCTATGATAATGAACAGGAAAAAGCCAGGACATCAAGGATTATACATTGGAAAGATTCACAGATACAATCCTCAAACTGAAGAGATCCATATTTTGCTAAGGGACAATCTCATCCACATACCTGAAAAGGGCGATGGCATACTAATTGAAACAAACCCTAATTTGGAAAATGACAATAATCGAAATAATTCAGAAAATAGCTCTAAAGACAATAAAAGATCAAAAACAAAACAGGATAAAAGAGCTAAAAGGAAAGAAAAAAGAACCAGAAAGGAAATTAATCGGAATAATCAAGATAATCAAGGAAATCAAAATAATGGATTCATTCAAACCTATGGATTTGACATTTCTTCAAAACCAGTCTTAAAGGACTCAAAAGACAAGCATTGGAGAAAAAGGGAAAAGGATAAGGATATTGAAGGAAAACTTCTTGTCATTAAAAGGGTCAGAGAGAATAGGAGACTAAATTTCCCACTTCCAAAAGGTTCAAAGGTTTATCTAACCAAGAAAAACTCACTTTTGAATGAAGTGAAAGATCTTCACCATAAGAAGGAGAACCACTACATAAAGAAATCATTGCTTGAACTTTACTTTAGAATAGACAGCGATAATTATCCTCATTTAAAGGGTAATTTGAAATTGGATAACGGTCATGTAATCACCTTAAAGATCAAAGGGGAAAATCCTTGGGAAGAAGCAATCAAAAAGCCAATATCCAATGAGACAATCAAGAAGCAATTGCTGAAGATTGGGGACTTGCCTTATTACATTGAAAAGATTACAATAAACAACAATAAGAGCTTATTCAGCCCAATAAGCGAAATCAATGAGCTTAGAAGAAGATTCTTCAATGAGCTTGAAGAGGAAATCATAAATAGCTACAAGCCAAAAGAAGAAGATGTGAAAATTGCTGAAGAAAACATCAATAGCTTAAATGAGAACTTAAGAAAAAGAATTGATTTGAAATCAAAAGTCGAAAACTCAGTTGAGGACTATAAATTATCAGCATATATCAATAGCTTGGAAATCCTGAAAGGACTAAACAAAGAGAAAGAATCTGTTTTTGATAGAATCTATTTGGAAATTCCTCCAAACAAGGACTTTGAAGAAATCAGCCAAGATATCATTGAAAACAAATCCCTTCAGGAACATGAACTGAACATAAGTTATTGTGTCAATTTCCTGAAAGAATCCCTTGAAATTTCAAAAGATCAGAATTATAAATTAATTTGGAAACTTCCAGACATTGCACACAAGCAGTCTAAGGAATCTATAATCAAGATTATGGGAATCCTTAAAAAGATGAATCTGCACATTGACATAATGACCAGTTTAATTGGATTGGACGATTCATTAAAAGACAAGTTTGATGTGGAACTTTATGGAAATTACCCAATTAATGCATATAATATAGAAACCGTATTGGAGTTGAATAATTACAAGGCATTATCCATATCTCCTGAAATATATAAGGAAAACATTAAGGATTTAATGGAAGATTACTATAAGGAACTGTCAAAAGACACTGCACTTCCAGAATTGGAACTCTTGGTTCATGGAAATATTGAATCAATGATAACAAGGAAGGAACTTGTTTCCAAAAAGCAATTGAAACTCATAAGCAAATACAATCAAAAGCAAAGAAAGCTGAATAAGAATTTCAAGGAAAGCGAATATTACATTGATTCAAATGAATACTATCTTAAAAACAGAAGAGACCAGTATTATCCGATAAAAACCAATTTGAATGAGGACCATATAATCATATTGAACTGCGAAGAGCTTTGCTTGATTGATGAGATTGATTACTTGAAATCAATAGGAATCTCAAGCTTTTCAATAGATGCAAGATGGAAATCCTTGAACTACATCAATGATATTGGAAAAGTCTATAGGGACATTGTTGATAGTGAAAATAATATTAATGAATCTAAAAAGATCATTGATAAGCATTGCCCTGATTTGACAAAAGCAAATTTTGAAAAAGGATTGAAATGAAAAAGTTATGAATTTTCAGAATTAAAACAATATTTTAATCAATTTGAAATTCAAGCTATTGAAAATCAAAAGATTTAAAAATTAATATAAAAATAAAAAAAATTAACTATATATTAAAAATTAATAAACAAAAGCATAAAATTTATTATACTTTCTCATATTCATGAAATGAGGTAATCGTATGGAAGGAGCACAATTACAAAACATTAAGGGAATTGGAGATAAATTATCCCAAAAGATCATTGATGAGTTAGGAGGGGAAGATGAATTAAATCAAGTTATTGAAAACCTTGATTTAGAGAGATTGATCAATATTGAGGGAATCAGCCAAAGGAAAGCCATTGAAATAATGAATCAATTAATCGGAAATCCTGCTCAAAAATTCTTGAAAAGCGATAGGGCAATCCAACTTTACGATGAAATCATTGAAAAGATTGTAAGCTATTCAAATACAAGTTATGCCAAAAACAGAATTTTGCTCCTTGCTCCTATAAAAGATGAGGAAATCATCGAAGAGAGATTGAATTTTGTAATGAATGCTAAAGAAAAGGTAAGCGAATTGCCTCTATATGAATTGGATAGGCTAATGAAACACTTGAATGAACCAAAGCAATCCAAACCTAATTATGATGCAAGCAAAGCCATTCTTGTAGAAAGCAATGAAGATGCTGATTATTTAATGGACCTTGGATTGAACAGATACTACACAATATTGACCGCATCAGATTCGCCATTCTTCCAGGAAGAATTGAGAGGATATGAATTAATCTATTACATTTACACTGAAGGATTCCTTGACTTAGGAGATATGCCTAATCTAATCATGATAAATAAGGATGCTCCTATCTATCAGCTTGTGCCTGAAGTGATTTTAGACTACTTTAAGGAAAACAGAGATTTATTCGAAAGAGTTTCAAAAATCAAAGCAATATTAGGGGAAGAAACTGTCCTAAATGATATTGGACCTATACTTGATGAACTTGAATCATATAAAACAAAAGAAGTTGATTTGGATGAAATTGTTAATAATGAGAAGAGATATATAGACCATGAGTTAAAAGAAAGGATTCAAAACATTGACCTTGAAGGAGATGAAGTTCTCGACTTATTAAACAATGCTTTACCACCAAAACTAGAAGAAATATTTAACGAAATTTTAAGTAAATCAAAGGAAACTATCAAGTTGGAAAGCGGTATTGATTTTGACCCATTCATCAGGAAGTATCCGATTGAAATCGATGATATGGAAATGGAAAGGGTGAAGACAGAAATCCTTTCAAATTCTGAAAACAATTACTTTGATAAGAAGAGCACTGCTGCAGAACAATTGGCATCCATTAAGGAAGATGCTGAAAGGGAAGTCAGTGATATAATCAAGTTTGACTATGAATACGCTTTAGGCAGCTTTGCTTATCTTTATGACTTGAACAAGCCGGAGTTCACAAATGAATATGACCTTAATCAAGCATTGCACTTGAACTTATGCCTAAGGGAAAGGACCATTAATGAAGAAATCCAAAGAGTGGATTATAAGTTGAATGAAGAGGAAAACATTGCACTATTGACTGGAGCAAACAGTGGAGGTAAAACCACATTGCTTGAAACAATCAGCCAAATAGCCATTCTTGGACAGATGGGACTTCCTGTTCCAGCCAAATCCGCTAAGATAAAATTGTTAGATGAGATCTATCACTTTTCCAAAAAGAGATCATTGGATGCAGGAGCTTTTGAATCATTCCTCAATGTATTCATGCCAATCGTTACAAGCGATAGCGAGAAACTGGTTCTCCTTGACGAACTTGAAGGAATTACAGAATTGGAAGCGGCTGTAAAGATCATTTCCAGTTTCATAGAAATGATTGAGGAAAGCAATTCCTTTGCAATCATTGTAACCCACATGGCAAATGAACTAATGAAATACACAGACATTCGTGTAGATGGAATTGA
This region includes:
- a CDS encoding MutS-related protein; the encoded protein is MEGAQLQNIKGIGDKLSQKIIDELGGEDELNQVIENLDLERLINIEGISQRKAIEIMNQLIGNPAQKFLKSDRAIQLYDEIIEKIVSYSNTSYAKNRILLLAPIKDEEIIEERLNFVMNAKEKVSELPLYELDRLMKHLNEPKQSKPNYDASKAILVESNEDADYLMDLGLNRYYTILTASDSPFFQEELRGYELIYYIYTEGFLDLGDMPNLIMINKDAPIYQLVPEVILDYFKENRDLFERVSKIKAILGEETVLNDIGPILDELESYKTKEVDLDEIVNNEKRYIDHELKERIQNIDLEGDEVLDLLNNALPPKLEEIFNEILSKSKETIKLESGIDFDPFIRKYPIEIDDMEMERVKTEILSNSENNYFDKKSTAAEQLASIKEDAEREVSDIIKFDYEYALGSFAYLYDLNKPEFTNEYDLNQALHLNLCLRERTINEEIQRVDYKLNEEENIALLTGANSGGKTTLLETISQIAILGQMGLPVPAKSAKIKLLDEIYHFSKKRSLDAGAFESFLNVFMPIVTSDSEKLVLLDELEGITELEAAVKIISSFIEMIEESNSFAIIVTHMANELMKYTDIRVDGIEATGLDENYNLIVDRTPKMNYLAKSTPELIIKRMYNNSPPELKKVYGKILEKF
- a CDS encoding U32 family peptidase, which produces MALPELLAPAGDYDILVTAINAGADAVYISGERFGARAFAKNFTLEEIEKSVEYAHLNGAKIHVTVNTLINDFEVIDVVKYLFYLYKIGVDAVIVQDLGIIELIKNLIPGLEAHASTQMTLSDYDCILWAVENNISRIVFPREISVDKIAEISKKLQKSNINIELEVFGHGALCYCFSGNCYISSYNSGRSGNRGACAQPCRKQYKLKYKNYNVGNGYLLSTHDLAAYKGLKEIEDAGVFSLKLEGRMKSADYVGTITNAYRHLIDGDEGDYDKDLSLVFNRQFTDGYILNQKPGQVLGRESSGHEGVYIGKITAKKGDLITIAKENEEFKITLDIGDGIGFKYKDKIKGIYIDNIKEQTDEYIKLETTRNVREGDKVLLSYSKSTHDNLKKFKSETIKQNIPLDLDIKWTEDLRLNIGAKFKIVEKGINNENKEEEFSFRYISQTKFEPAQKRPVSIEDIEKQMLKTGSTSFFINNLTITGMPENSFVPIGKLNKIRRQVLDKATELLLDYYKPDKKEIRKTNKLINQFVKEYKNYSDIPVRNERLNLSIFADNLELLKMTSKFPIHKYFFDPSFSYKSQEEYFENIKDLLKEAYSIVYKGKENVDDKLVLVLSSFISDEEIERISTIIAELEDEGMRIPIMYDTPGIAKSFRNKVYGNHNLNVWNSYNVKNLSDAGFKSMIISSELSHAEIKELVSKYQFIKTDEDVDLNIIIQGNLEVMSSKDDFSNLNDGKDFIIKDSSDYAILEDQKRKKFKYKVVFDYNRHSHFINKDCLCLIDEVELIKDTGVNSCIIDCRFSSPQYSSTIVSLYSQALKEDNTYDLDLLKEQIKNITLSRLNKGNFINGRIHEKSC
- a CDS encoding U32 family peptidase yields the protein MKLPELLAPVGSAEHLKLAILSGANSIYLSGENFGARKFAENFTVPEIREAVKYAHLHNVKVYVTVNILIKEGELEKVSNYLLELYKIGVDAVLIQDVGIVKIINENIPKLAIHASTQMNLHNIEGIKWASEHNIKRVVLPRETEMNELKEIIDYAHSLGIEIEIFAHGALCYSYSGHCLLSSMQGGRSGNRGTCAQPCREKYELNINKGKKINPKNEGDYLLSPRDLSLFEHLDEIVNLEVDSIKIEGRIRSNDYVATVIKNYRKRLNKLRYDKTSQALNRNIKELERKSKGKKGRSTDLKKAQDKENIAKLKEEQKLQNLESLEELELVFNREFTTGHLIPKNNPMIMNRKKPGHQGLYIGKIHRYNPQTEEIHILLRDNLIHIPEKGDGILIETNPNLENDNNRNNSENSSKDNKRSKTKQDKRAKRKEKRTRKEINRNNQDNQGNQNNGFIQTYGFDISSKPVLKDSKDKHWRKREKDKDIEGKLLVIKRVRENRRLNFPLPKGSKVYLTKKNSLLNEVKDLHHKKENHYIKKSLLELYFRIDSDNYPHLKGNLKLDNGHVITLKIKGENPWEEAIKKPISNETIKKQLLKIGDLPYYIEKITINNNKSLFSPISEINELRRRFFNELEEEIINSYKPKEEDVKIAEENINSLNENLRKRIDLKSKVENSVEDYKLSAYINSLEILKGLNKEKESVFDRIYLEIPPNKDFEEISQDIIENKSLQEHELNISYCVNFLKESLEISKDQNYKLIWKLPDIAHKQSKESIIKIMGILKKMNLHIDIMTSLIGLDDSLKDKFDVELYGNYPINAYNIETVLELNNYKALSISPEIYKENIKDLMEDYYKELSKDTALPELELLVHGNIESMITRKELVSKKQLKLISKYNQKQRKLNKNFKESEYYIDSNEYYLKNRRDQYYPIKTNLNEDHIIILNCEELCLIDEIDYLKSIGISSFSIDARWKSLNYINDIGKVYRDIVDSENNINESKKIIDKHCPDLTKANFEKGLK